From a single Sus scrofa isolate TJ Tabasco breed Duroc chromosome 13, Sscrofa11.1, whole genome shotgun sequence genomic region:
- the THPO gene encoding thrombopoietin isoform X3 — protein sequence MVQEGAPSPALVGGEGVTSGGHRQCLVLPALIGQKWPGQACDPTALEGLCPNATCLPTHPLPRGLPTLHLSPGALLHPDRFYTLFLTPLVLHPLCPEVQEPKPPPWPQEGFRGKAPYREPFQQDSLARMELTELLLVVMLLLTPRLTLSSPAPPACDPRLLNKLLRDSHVLHGRLSQCPDINPLSTPVLLPAVDFTLGEWKTQTEQTKAQDVLGATTLLLEAVMTARGQVGPPCLSSLLVQLSGQVRLLLGALQDLLGMQLPPQGRTTAHKDPSAIFLNFQQLLRGKDLWIVGDKLQYLSQNYWLWISQEAAGIQSQDSWSAEPNLQVPRPNPWTPEWDTRTLEWNSWTLSWTPTRGPRSSRHSSSNFRHGLPANLPPAWRVSFPSSPFSWTIHSLLSFTHLALPHSPAPASAS from the exons ATGGTCCAGGAGGGGGCTCCAAGTCCTGCGCTGGTGGGAGGAGAAGGCGTCACTTCCGGGGGCCATCGCCAGTGTCTGGTGCTCCCTGCTCTGATTGGGCAGAAGTGGCCTGGGCAAGCGTGTGACCCTACTGCCCTGGAGGGGCTGTGCCCCAACGCCACCTGTCTTCCTACCCATCCGCTCCCGAGAGGGCTGCCCACTCTGCACCTGAGTCCTGGAGCCCTTCTCCACCCG GATAGATTCTACACCCTCTTCCTCACCCCACTTGTGCTCCACCCACTCTGCCCAGAAGTACAAGAGCCCAAGCCGCCTCCATGGCCCCAGGAAGGATTCAGGGGAAAGGCCCCATACAGGGAGCCATTCCAACAAGACAGCCTGGCCAGAATGGAGCTGACtg AATTGCTCCTCGTGGTCATGCTTCTCCTAACTCCAAGACTAACTCTGTCCAGCCCGGCTCCTCCTGCCTGTGACCCCCGACTCCTAAATAAACTGCTTCGTGACTCCCATGTCCTTCACGGCAGACTG AGCCAGTGCCCAGACATTAACCCTTTGTCCACACCTGTCCTGCTGCCTGCTGTGGACTTCACCTTGGGAGAATGGAAAACCCAGACG GAGCAGACAAAGGCACAGGATGTCCTGGGAGCCACAACCCTTCTGCTGGAGGCAGTGATGACAGCACGGGGACAAGTGGGACCCCCTTGCCTCTCATCCCTGCTGGTGCAGCTTTCTGGACAGGTTCGCCTCCTCCTCGGGGCCCTGCAGGACCTCCTTGGAATGCAG CTTCCTCCACAGGGAAGGACCACAGCTCACAAGGATCCCAGTGCCATCTTCCTGAACTTCCAACAACTGCTCCGAGGAAAG GACCTCTGGATTGTTGGAGACAAACTCCAGTATCTCAGCCAGAACTACTGGCTCTGGATTTCTCAAGAGGCTGCAGGCATTCAGAGCCAAGATTCCTGGTCTGCTGAACCAAACCTCCAGGTCCCTAGACCAAATCCCTGGACACCAGAATGGGACACACGGACCCTTGAGTGGAATTCATGGACTCTTTCCTGGACCCCAACCCGGGGCCCTCGGAGCTCCAGACATTCCTCCAGCAACTTCAGGCATGGGCTCCCGGCCAACCTACCTCCAGCCTGGAGAGTCTCCTT